In Microvenator marinus, one genomic interval encodes:
- the gspE gene encoding type II secretion system ATPase GspE: MYNRLRIGEILARMGKVTPEQIQAALKLQRDKGLRIGEALMTMEVITDADLAEALSEQLDYPYAKEIPLDSIDLTLLEGLSLGFCRDNGVLPYRRDDEFVYVATDDPLRLDVLDEIRMLVGTHTEPVIMPRSVLANIINSAFDRKSRQLGSDLDQLEEAETPYAEEASLDINDLLEAGDDDEAPVIRFVNSLFVQSVRERASDIHIEPGEREITVRFRIDGVLKEIASPPKRFASSIVTRVKIMAGLNIAEKRLPQDGRIRIKMAGKDIDIRVATAPMVHGERITMRLLDKSSVLLNIRDIGFSEDDLKSLVKLIYRPHGIILVTGPTGSGKTTTLYSALSEINSPDKNILTIEDPVEYQLQGISQMQVNPKISLTFATGLRSYLRHDPDVIMVGEIRDVETAEMAIQASLTGHLVFSTLHTNDAAGAFTRLTDMGVEPFLVSSTVIASLAQRLVRRLCPTCREPYRPLDADLQEVGLTPDDLEKFANGHVFRPKEGGCDACNNLGYRGRTGIYELLSMEDNVRSLVMQRADGGTIKKVATSNGMKSLRDDGALKVLKGVTSIEEVMRVTQEDAHLE; encoded by the coding sequence ATGTATAATCGACTTCGCATCGGAGAAATCCTGGCTCGGATGGGGAAAGTCACGCCGGAGCAGATCCAGGCGGCGCTAAAGCTGCAAAGGGATAAAGGGCTGAGGATTGGCGAAGCTCTGATGACCATGGAAGTCATCACGGATGCGGACCTCGCCGAAGCTCTCTCGGAGCAGCTCGACTATCCGTACGCAAAAGAGATTCCTCTCGACTCGATCGATCTGACTCTGCTCGAAGGCTTGTCTCTCGGTTTCTGCAGGGATAACGGTGTGTTGCCTTATCGACGAGACGACGAGTTCGTCTATGTGGCCACCGATGACCCTCTGCGCCTCGACGTTTTGGACGAGATCAGGATGCTGGTTGGGACGCACACCGAACCGGTGATCATGCCGCGCTCAGTGCTCGCGAATATCATCAACTCCGCATTCGACCGAAAGAGCCGCCAGCTCGGCTCAGATCTTGACCAACTCGAGGAAGCTGAAACACCGTATGCTGAGGAAGCAAGCCTCGATATCAACGACTTGCTCGAAGCCGGCGACGATGATGAAGCACCGGTTATTCGCTTTGTGAACAGTCTCTTCGTGCAGTCCGTTCGCGAACGAGCGAGTGATATTCATATCGAACCAGGGGAACGTGAAATCACGGTAAGATTCCGAATCGACGGCGTTCTCAAAGAAATCGCTAGCCCTCCCAAGAGATTTGCTTCGAGTATCGTGACCCGCGTCAAGATCATGGCCGGCCTCAATATTGCGGAGAAACGACTCCCACAAGATGGAAGAATCCGAATCAAGATGGCCGGAAAGGATATCGATATTCGCGTCGCCACGGCACCGATGGTGCACGGCGAGCGCATCACGATGCGTTTGTTGGACAAGTCGTCGGTTCTCCTGAATATCCGCGACATCGGCTTCTCTGAGGACGACCTCAAGAGCCTCGTCAAACTCATCTATCGTCCGCACGGCATCATCCTTGTGACCGGCCCTACAGGTAGCGGTAAGACCACAACGCTCTATTCGGCGCTGAGTGAGATCAACAGCCCGGACAAGAATATCCTCACGATTGAGGATCCGGTTGAGTATCAGCTGCAAGGCATCTCACAGATGCAGGTGAATCCTAAGATTAGCCTTACATTCGCGACGGGTTTGAGAAGCTATCTACGCCACGACCCAGACGTGATCATGGTGGGTGAGATTCGTGACGTAGAGACCGCGGAGATGGCTATTCAGGCTTCATTGACGGGTCACCTTGTGTTTTCAACCCTACACACCAATGACGCCGCGGGTGCTTTCACGCGTCTGACGGATATGGGTGTAGAACCCTTCCTCGTGAGCTCCACGGTGATTGCATCACTTGCGCAGCGCCTTGTGCGACGCCTTTGTCCGACGTGCCGGGAGCCCTATCGACCGCTCGATGCAGACCTTCAAGAGGTCGGCCTGACCCCTGATGATCTTGAAAAATTTGCCAATGGACACGTCTTTAGGCCCAAGGAAGGCGGCTGCGATGCGTGTAACAACCTTGGCTACCGAGGACGTACGGGTATCTACGAATTGCTCTCCATGGAGGACAACGTTCGAAGCTTGGTCATGCAGCGGGCAGACGGCGGAACCATCAAGAAGGTCGCGACGAGCAACGGTATGAAGTCGCTGCGAGACGACGGCGCGCTCAAAGTACTCAAGGGCGTCACCAGTATTGAAGAAGTTATGCGTGTCACCCAAGAAGATGCGCATCTGGAATAA
- a CDS encoding type II secretion system protein GspJ: MRGRPKGFTIVEVMIAIALLAALTGMVWSSISALYRTRDIVEERSARMQAVRITMDRLTKEVASAFVAGPEFGGEELPGEEDPEASTDPSSEMPKVFGMFGEEDNIHFTGFAHQRTVEGERAGYGAEIGYFIREDRDEEGESVRYLMRRVDTSFDERLERGGILQKVLRDVEEIEFEYWDPGATQIGSLEEIAAEGKWVDRWDTTRREFAGRLPTRVRITLTLAPLGPMKNSQVFMTQVQTGMSEVLEY; encoded by the coding sequence TTGAGGGGTCGACCAAAGGGATTCACCATCGTTGAGGTGATGATCGCGATTGCCTTGCTGGCGGCTTTGACCGGCATGGTGTGGTCGAGCATTTCGGCGCTCTATCGAACTCGCGACATTGTGGAGGAACGCTCGGCGCGGATGCAGGCCGTGCGCATCACTATGGACCGTCTCACTAAGGAAGTCGCGAGTGCCTTCGTTGCCGGCCCTGAATTTGGCGGAGAAGAACTTCCAGGTGAGGAAGACCCAGAGGCCTCAACCGACCCGAGCTCCGAGATGCCCAAGGTATTTGGCATGTTCGGTGAAGAAGACAACATTCACTTCACGGGCTTTGCACACCAACGCACCGTAGAAGGCGAGCGCGCAGGATATGGCGCGGAAATTGGCTACTTCATTCGCGAAGATCGCGACGAGGAAGGCGAAAGTGTTCGCTACTTGATGCGGCGCGTCGACACCTCGTTTGATGAACGACTTGAACGAGGCGGCATTCTTCAGAAGGTCTTAAGAGACGTGGAGGAGATCGAGTTTGAGTATTGGGATCCCGGTGCCACCCAGATTGGCTCTCTCGAGGAGATTGCAGCAGAAGGAAAGTGGGTCGACCGATGGGATACGACGCGACGTGAGTTCGCGGGCAGACTGCCTACCCGCGTGCGCATCACTCTGACCCTTGCCCCGCTGGGTCCCATGAAGAACTCTCAGGTGTTCATGACCCAGGTTCAGACCGGAATGTCCGAGGTCTTGGAGTACTGA
- a CDS encoding prepilin-type N-terminal cleavage/methylation domain-containing protein: MTKPRGFTLLEVLLALAILASALTVLLGTAANSSQQAVFANDLTIASQLARSKMIDIEYEIMEEGFDSTDQQLRGDFSREGQPDYTWEANIQVVEIPESAKEEFLAQINTQLFGGDQGALQGNAAFSAMLPMLIAELPTMINNIGKKVRKVDLVIEFSRGSGRFPLKVSQYVIDPKLNEFNVFDDSPALQ, from the coding sequence ATGACTAAACCCCGCGGATTTACGCTTTTGGAAGTACTCCTCGCGCTGGCTATTTTGGCGTCAGCCTTGACGGTGCTCCTCGGCACGGCAGCGAACTCGAGCCAACAGGCGGTCTTTGCCAACGACCTCACGATTGCCTCACAACTCGCTCGGTCCAAGATGATCGACATCGAGTACGAGATCATGGAAGAGGGATTTGATAGCACCGATCAGCAGCTCAGAGGGGATTTCTCTCGTGAAGGTCAACCCGACTACACTTGGGAAGCTAATATACAGGTGGTCGAAATCCCAGAATCGGCAAAAGAGGAGTTTTTGGCTCAAATCAACACCCAACTTTTTGGCGGTGACCAGGGCGCTCTGCAAGGAAATGCCGCGTTTAGCGCGATGTTGCCGATGCTCATCGCTGAGCTACCGACCATGATCAACAACATCGGAAAGAAGGTTCGCAAAGTTGATCTCGTGATCGAATTCTCGCGAGGATCGGGCAGGTTCCCTCTCAAAGTTTCCCAGTATGTAATCGATCCCAAACTCAACGAATTTAACGTCTTTGACGACTCCCCTGCATTGCAATGA
- the gspD gene encoding type II secretion system secretin GspD codes for MSKFLKTSKFQLASAALALSCIFGTPIGAQAQDAGEDPVEKFNLPPNFDPNYRPKRTPSNTRVTIDFRQAQLEEVVKFFSGTMNQNFIISDSINTSKTITIISPKEVSLAEAYRAFLAALQMNGLTIVPFGSFYKIVESSKAIVEPQKAYGPDDRVPNEARMVTAIIPIENSAVDEIQPVIQSFLTPEAKVIPFGSSLIITENGSNLRRIQDLVIRLDRGDAANKLYVYKVQHADAPEVAQRIEEIFNAQKGGTAATNRRNAQSKEAATGSGSELQVSISDIIADERTNQLIIISDKKSFDRIREMVEILDVPTEVGGQVHVKTLEYADAEELASTLSSLAQGVQRASSRTNPSRNVRGQPAAAATGGDVATLLAGEVQITAYKPTNSLVVVAAPRDYMALESVIDLLDLPRRQVYVEAVIMEIGLDTNRQLGLGFSLGAGQDFDALIPDSAVEDGLITDTRGLAIGRSNFNGLEGAASSAGVLGLLGPQVTIPGTSISLPAFALLLQATQTDNSVNILSTPAILTMDNEEAEIVVGERVPFLRGLAAGAGGIGGLLGSLGGGADAATTAAASAAASLSGLGGLGGLVSPIEYEDIGITLRIKPQVNESEYVRLEVDQEVSDIKGAGGLGAGAPTTTQRKIKSVVLVKDQATVVIGGLIREVENETVEKVPFLGDIPLVGVLFRNTSVIKNKQNLVLMLTPYIIENEADLQKIQKRKMEEREELLKLFGRRDLQYVKTVNFQKKTGLLDRMKSTIGSAVEEENARQEALKAFENLGPRYQILGEEPIEPAAEDAQPESQTPPAEEPAPEAPEAQ; via the coding sequence ATGTCTAAGTTTTTGAAAACCTCGAAATTCCAGCTGGCGAGTGCCGCTCTCGCGCTTTCGTGCATTTTTGGCACTCCTATCGGAGCCCAGGCGCAGGACGCGGGCGAAGATCCGGTTGAGAAGTTTAATCTTCCGCCAAACTTTGACCCGAATTACCGGCCAAAACGCACACCGAGCAACACGCGAGTCACGATCGACTTTCGGCAGGCACAGCTCGAAGAGGTCGTGAAATTCTTCTCGGGAACGATGAATCAGAACTTCATCATCTCGGACAGCATCAATACCAGCAAGACCATCACCATCATCTCTCCGAAGGAGGTGAGTCTTGCAGAAGCTTACCGCGCATTCCTGGCGGCCCTTCAAATGAACGGCCTTACGATTGTGCCCTTCGGTTCGTTCTACAAGATCGTTGAGAGTAGTAAAGCGATCGTTGAGCCTCAGAAAGCCTACGGACCGGATGACCGCGTCCCGAACGAGGCGCGGATGGTCACCGCCATCATACCTATCGAGAATTCGGCGGTTGATGAAATCCAGCCCGTGATTCAGTCATTCTTGACGCCGGAAGCGAAAGTTATCCCGTTTGGTTCAAGCCTCATCATCACCGAGAACGGCTCAAACCTGCGCCGAATCCAGGACCTCGTCATCCGGCTCGACCGCGGAGACGCTGCGAACAAACTCTACGTCTACAAGGTCCAACATGCGGATGCTCCAGAAGTAGCACAGCGAATCGAAGAAATTTTCAATGCGCAAAAGGGTGGCACGGCCGCGACCAACCGACGCAACGCTCAGTCAAAAGAAGCAGCGACTGGCAGCGGAAGCGAACTCCAAGTCTCGATCTCCGATATCATCGCTGATGAGCGAACGAACCAGTTGATCATCATTTCGGACAAGAAGTCATTCGACCGAATTCGAGAGATGGTCGAGATCTTGGACGTTCCGACCGAAGTCGGGGGTCAAGTACACGTCAAAACCCTAGAGTACGCCGATGCGGAGGAGCTCGCGAGTACACTCTCGAGCCTCGCTCAGGGGGTTCAGCGTGCTAGTTCGCGCACGAATCCTTCGCGAAACGTCCGAGGCCAGCCCGCGGCCGCCGCGACTGGTGGCGACGTTGCAACCTTGCTCGCCGGGGAAGTTCAGATCACCGCATATAAGCCTACCAACTCGTTGGTAGTGGTGGCTGCTCCCCGGGACTATATGGCCCTTGAGTCAGTGATCGACCTCTTGGATCTGCCTCGACGTCAGGTCTATGTCGAAGCCGTTATCATGGAGATCGGGCTCGATACGAATCGACAACTTGGACTGGGCTTCAGTCTGGGCGCGGGGCAGGATTTCGATGCCCTCATCCCAGATAGCGCGGTGGAAGATGGTTTGATCACAGATACCCGTGGCCTCGCGATTGGACGTTCGAACTTCAACGGACTGGAAGGCGCGGCGTCTTCTGCGGGCGTCTTGGGATTGCTTGGACCGCAGGTGACCATCCCTGGTACCAGCATCTCTCTGCCAGCCTTTGCGCTTCTGCTTCAGGCCACTCAAACCGATAACTCGGTCAATATCCTCTCCACACCGGCTATTTTGACGATGGACAACGAAGAGGCTGAAATCGTGGTCGGTGAGCGCGTTCCGTTTCTTCGAGGCCTTGCAGCTGGAGCTGGAGGCATCGGCGGACTTCTTGGGTCTCTAGGTGGCGGTGCGGATGCCGCGACCACAGCAGCAGCTTCAGCGGCAGCCTCTTTGAGCGGCCTAGGTGGTCTCGGTGGACTCGTTTCTCCTATTGAGTATGAGGATATCGGTATCACGCTCAGGATTAAGCCTCAGGTCAATGAGAGCGAGTACGTGCGCCTCGAAGTGGACCAAGAGGTCAGCGATATCAAAGGAGCGGGCGGTCTTGGTGCCGGTGCTCCCACCACAACGCAACGAAAGATAAAGTCGGTGGTCCTGGTCAAAGACCAGGCCACGGTGGTCATTGGTGGACTTATCCGCGAGGTCGAGAACGAGACTGTGGAGAAAGTGCCCTTCCTTGGCGACATTCCTCTGGTTGGCGTGCTCTTCCGGAACACGAGCGTAATCAAGAACAAGCAGAACCTCGTTCTTATGCTCACCCCCTATATCATCGAGAACGAGGCCGACCTTCAGAAGATTCAGAAGCGCAAAATGGAAGAGCGAGAAGAGTTGTTGAAACTCTTCGGCCGCCGCGATCTTCAATACGTAAAGACGGTCAATTTCCAGAAAAAAACTGGTCTCTTGGACCGCATGAAGTCTACGATTGGTAGCGCGGTTGAAGAAGAAAATGCGCGGCAAGAGGCACTCAAGGCGTTCGAAAACCTCGGGCCTCGTTACCAGATTCTTGGTGAAGAGCCGATCGAGCCGGCAGCTGAGGACGCCCAACCAGAGAGTCAGACTCCTCCCGCCGAAGAACCAGCCCCTGAAGCGCCCGAGGCCCAGTAA
- the gspF gene encoding type II secretion system inner membrane protein GspF — MPVYEYKGLNSTGKAVKGIADAESKVNLRQSLQAKGIFVTEILEGKAAKSRASSDIDIKKMLERVSLRDIALITRQLATLLRAGIPLVESLNALTDQADKEELKKVLSDVRRQVNEGSSLANSLRDHPKLFSDLYINMVRAGESSGNLDTVLERLTEFIEAQIELRAKIIGAMVYPIIMMFVGLVIMTLLFTFVIPKVTAIFKDQGAALPILTRFLIWSSEMFANWWFILIPGAVGMVVGFFKWKGSDKGKPIWDRFILKVPVAGGLVRMIAISRFARTLGTLLSSGVPLLQALDIVKDILGNTRLEEVVEDARVNIREGESIAQPLKRSGEFPPLVTHMIAIGEKSGQLEDMLENVAISYNQQVDVRIQALTTMLEPLMIILMGIGAAIIVFAIMLPILQLNQMVG, encoded by the coding sequence ATGCCTGTTTACGAATACAAAGGACTGAACTCCACCGGCAAGGCTGTCAAAGGCATTGCGGACGCTGAGAGCAAAGTAAATTTGCGGCAGTCTTTGCAGGCCAAGGGAATCTTTGTCACTGAGATTCTCGAGGGAAAGGCCGCGAAGTCGCGAGCGAGCAGCGATATCGACATCAAGAAGATGCTCGAGAGGGTTTCGCTTCGCGATATCGCGCTGATTACCCGTCAGCTCGCCACCCTTCTTCGCGCCGGAATTCCGCTGGTTGAATCGCTCAATGCGTTGACCGATCAGGCGGACAAAGAAGAGCTCAAGAAGGTGCTTTCTGACGTGCGTCGCCAGGTCAACGAAGGCTCGTCTCTGGCGAATTCGCTTCGAGACCACCCAAAACTCTTCAGCGATCTCTACATCAATATGGTTCGTGCGGGCGAGTCGTCGGGTAACCTCGACACCGTCTTGGAAAGACTGACTGAGTTCATCGAAGCTCAGATTGAGCTGCGAGCCAAGATTATTGGAGCGATGGTCTATCCGATCATCATGATGTTCGTGGGCCTGGTCATCATGACCTTGCTCTTCACGTTCGTGATTCCCAAGGTTACCGCGATCTTCAAGGATCAAGGGGCAGCGCTCCCGATCCTGACCCGCTTCTTGATTTGGTCGAGTGAGATGTTCGCGAACTGGTGGTTCATCCTCATCCCTGGCGCCGTGGGTATGGTCGTTGGGTTCTTCAAGTGGAAAGGCTCAGACAAGGGGAAACCCATTTGGGACCGATTCATTCTGAAGGTTCCAGTGGCAGGTGGTCTGGTGCGAATGATCGCGATTTCGCGTTTTGCCCGAACACTCGGCACCTTGCTCTCAAGCGGTGTTCCACTCCTCCAGGCTCTAGATATCGTCAAAGATATTCTGGGGAACACACGCCTTGAGGAAGTTGTAGAAGATGCGCGCGTCAATATCCGAGAAGGTGAAAGCATCGCGCAACCACTGAAGCGTTCTGGGGAGTTTCCGCCGCTTGTGACCCATATGATCGCCATCGGTGAGAAGAGCGGCCAGCTCGAGGATATGCTCGAGAACGTGGCGATCTCTTATAACCAACAAGTCGATGTGAGGATTCAGGCACTTACGACCATGCTTGAACCCTTGATGATTATCTTGATGGGCATTGGCGCGGCGATCATCGTCTTCGCGATCATGCTTCCAATACTTCAGTTGAACCAAATGGTGGGCTAG
- the gspC gene encoding type II secretion system protein GspC yields MMEQALQKYSRVIALGLIAIFSLLLAMGANELIAIQLAPFTVPDLPETVTEKQPTKRPTATPTSNFKRAIADRCFFGCPDEVDPNVCEEECAEGEVCQSGKCVAVEPSEEVSSDFATLSDLNVKLIGCMVAKKPEYSLALVTETAANATFIVGVGDSLLEAEVIEIRRDRVILKRNGRLEYISIVDALAGAPAPSSSPLINRPASTNTSKPQQLSPSIAAAAELIEKEEAMAKEGVRSLGNNRYEIDRAAINEQLANPEVLAKQAQIVPNYTKDGKNSGIKLIGIQPSSVYSKIGIKNGDVIMGIGGEKIDSQAKALKLLDGMRSQSNVKIEIERQGRTQSIEYSVK; encoded by the coding sequence ATGATGGAACAAGCACTTCAGAAATACAGTCGCGTGATAGCTCTTGGCCTCATCGCTATCTTTTCGTTACTGCTCGCGATGGGAGCGAACGAATTGATCGCGATTCAACTCGCACCGTTTACAGTCCCGGACCTGCCGGAAACTGTGACTGAAAAGCAGCCAACCAAGAGACCGACCGCCACGCCAACTTCAAATTTCAAGCGCGCGATCGCGGACCGGTGCTTCTTCGGCTGCCCGGACGAAGTCGACCCGAACGTATGTGAAGAAGAATGTGCCGAAGGCGAAGTATGTCAGTCCGGAAAATGTGTGGCGGTTGAGCCGAGCGAAGAAGTCAGCTCGGATTTTGCGACTCTTAGTGACCTCAACGTAAAGCTCATCGGCTGTATGGTGGCTAAGAAGCCCGAGTACTCTCTCGCGCTTGTCACTGAGACAGCAGCCAACGCCACCTTCATCGTAGGAGTTGGAGACAGCCTGCTCGAGGCGGAAGTAATTGAGATTCGGCGCGACCGTGTGATTTTGAAGCGCAATGGTCGCCTCGAATATATCTCAATCGTAGATGCGCTTGCCGGCGCGCCTGCACCGTCTAGTTCCCCGTTAATTAATCGCCCTGCGAGCACCAACACCTCGAAACCTCAACAACTCTCTCCCTCCATCGCTGCGGCTGCTGAACTGATTGAAAAGGAGGAGGCGATGGCCAAGGAGGGCGTCAGAAGCCTGGGCAATAATCGCTACGAGATTGATCGCGCTGCAATCAACGAGCAGCTCGCCAATCCCGAAGTCCTGGCTAAACAGGCGCAGATCGTCCCCAATTACACTAAAGACGGGAAGAATAGCGGCATCAAGTTGATCGGCATCCAACCCTCAAGTGTCTATAGCAAGATCGGCATCAAGAACGGCGATGTGATTATGGGAATAGGCGGCGAGAAAATCGATTCGCAAGCCAAGGCCCTTAAGCTCCTCGACGGGATGCGCTCTCAAAGTAACGTAAAGATAGAAATCGAGCGACAGGGTCGGACCCAGTCGATCGAATACTCAGTAAAATAA
- a CDS encoding type II secretion system protein GspG — protein sequence MLEQKKIRKTSLRRTLAEARGMTIVELMIVLTIIASIMGVVGFYVFGAIDRANVKEAQIEIANLTQMVESYYLTSDPKQFPNELEDLAKGPSKLTEKVPQDPWGQPYIYKKTGTRDFEIYSVGADGVEGNEDDVRAAGK from the coding sequence ATGTTAGAACAAAAGAAAATCCGAAAGACATCTCTTCGACGCACCCTTGCCGAAGCTCGAGGTATGACCATCGTCGAGCTCATGATCGTGCTCACCATTATCGCCTCGATCATGGGTGTGGTTGGATTCTACGTCTTTGGTGCCATCGACCGCGCCAATGTCAAAGAAGCCCAAATCGAAATCGCGAACCTGACACAAATGGTTGAGTCCTACTACCTGACGTCGGACCCAAAGCAGTTTCCAAATGAGCTTGAAGACCTCGCAAAAGGCCCGTCAAAGCTGACGGAAAAGGTTCCTCAGGATCCATGGGGCCAGCCTTATATCTACAAGAAGACCGGAACGCGTGACTTCGAGATTTACTCCGTCGGTGCCGATGGTGTCGAAGGAAACGAAGACGACGTACGTGCCGCTGGAAAGTAA
- a CDS encoding pilus assembly FimT family protein, protein MRRLPHSRHGMTVVEIIVVMAIVASIMGLGASMLGMVGNNDMKKDANRLSSVMNYTYSNAGINNSRYRLVLDLDTGTYYSEVTDQALITQSERDADLEMLTEEAREAGRQKDRDSDLFDEEEENPFGVNRRVTFERVQNALVKDEKLSEGIRFDKIYSPRFPDGPVTEGKMAISFFPNGYVEPVLIILRDDDDGVYSLITEPMTGRVKLYGREIEVPEDFGEAEVDDD, encoded by the coding sequence GTGAGACGCTTGCCCCATAGTCGACACGGAATGACCGTGGTCGAAATCATCGTGGTGATGGCCATCGTGGCCAGCATTATGGGGTTGGGTGCGTCCATGCTCGGCATGGTGGGTAACAACGACATGAAGAAGGATGCAAACCGTCTTTCTTCGGTCATGAACTACACTTACTCCAACGCGGGGATCAATAACTCGAGATACCGGTTGGTGCTGGACCTCGACACCGGCACTTATTATTCGGAAGTCACAGACCAAGCCCTGATTACGCAGAGTGAACGCGATGCCGACCTCGAGATGTTGACCGAGGAGGCCCGCGAGGCCGGAAGGCAGAAAGACCGCGACTCAGATCTCTTTGATGAAGAGGAAGAGAATCCGTTCGGTGTTAATCGCCGAGTGACGTTTGAGCGAGTCCAGAACGCACTCGTCAAAGACGAGAAGCTCTCAGAGGGGATTCGCTTCGACAAGATTTACTCGCCTAGATTTCCTGATGGCCCGGTCACCGAAGGCAAGATGGCCATAAGCTTCTTTCCCAACGGATATGTGGAACCTGTGCTCATCATCCTTCGAGACGACGATGACGGAGTTTATAGCTTGATCACCGAGCCTATGACGGGGCGTGTGAAGCTCTACGGGCGCGAGATTGAGGTTCCGGAAGACTTTGGAGAAGCGGAGGTAGACGATGACTAA
- a CDS encoding type II secretion system protein GspK, with protein sequence MLMKMISLGTLKALRALEQPAKRPTNNRGVAMLIGLITIVLLSASVVEYTYANRIHLALATNERDQLKSYFLARSSLNITKLLLSFQFALQSESRETEDDMGQLIGRAMRRSNFQMYQYVDLFMGPFNSGKIESPVGGINLSDTGVEGFGDFTGEMAVRVVPEDGRININNFAKDELDEGDLAQLCAMVLDPRYDEIFEQEDEFGELMDRAAVLQNIIDFIDPDEEGIILNTDCTIRGKSGDERRPYDRAGDRKIRPRNARLVDVSELHMVHGVSEAFMETFKDQLTTFNIGKPNLNVAQAPVFYSVLCQNMAVQGKRLSPGEALTLCSTSPTISSQVLLLAMALDGIRAFFENPLSVLLAYVGSTESTLLPSAKKGQPVAFLSVSQFPAYIEDLKQNPLLVGQFIQYSPLYQQLVLANPGMMLDPLNPAVPAWTVEFDRAGLMRSVTTTTPKIYRIYASGRYGSTESTIEAVIDFDKTVRRLPSEKALEEQESDAEILKELKDARREQFKESPKGRVLHWREY encoded by the coding sequence ATGTTGATGAAAATGATCAGCTTGGGGACTCTTAAGGCGTTGCGCGCGCTCGAGCAGCCGGCCAAACGCCCCACGAACAATCGTGGTGTCGCCATGCTCATCGGACTGATCACCATCGTGTTGCTTTCGGCCAGCGTGGTTGAATACACGTACGCAAATCGCATTCACCTGGCCCTCGCCACGAACGAGCGCGACCAACTCAAGAGCTACTTCCTCGCGAGGTCTTCACTCAACATCACAAAATTGTTGCTCTCGTTTCAATTTGCGCTCCAAAGTGAGTCTCGAGAGACCGAAGACGATATGGGGCAGCTGATCGGCCGAGCAATGCGGCGCTCCAACTTCCAGATGTATCAATACGTGGACCTTTTCATGGGACCGTTCAATTCTGGAAAAATTGAGAGTCCTGTTGGCGGAATCAATCTGAGCGACACTGGGGTGGAGGGTTTTGGAGACTTCACCGGCGAAATGGCAGTACGTGTCGTGCCGGAGGATGGCCGAATCAACATCAATAACTTTGCGAAGGACGAACTCGACGAAGGCGATTTGGCTCAGCTTTGCGCCATGGTTCTGGACCCAAGATACGACGAGATATTCGAACAAGAAGACGAGTTTGGCGAACTGATGGATCGGGCAGCCGTACTTCAGAATATCATCGACTTCATCGACCCTGACGAAGAAGGAATCATCCTCAACACAGATTGCACCATTCGCGGAAAATCCGGCGATGAACGCCGCCCTTATGATCGAGCGGGCGACCGAAAGATTCGCCCTCGAAATGCAAGATTGGTGGACGTATCCGAATTGCACATGGTGCACGGCGTTTCAGAAGCGTTCATGGAGACTTTCAAAGACCAGTTGACCACCTTCAATATCGGCAAACCCAATTTGAACGTGGCCCAAGCGCCGGTCTTCTACTCCGTTCTCTGCCAAAACATGGCTGTTCAAGGCAAACGACTTAGTCCGGGCGAAGCTCTCACACTTTGCTCAACGAGCCCGACGATCTCGTCTCAAGTCCTTTTACTGGCTATGGCACTCGATGGAATACGAGCCTTCTTTGAAAATCCTCTCTCGGTACTGCTGGCGTATGTTGGGTCCACCGAGAGCACGCTTCTACCCTCGGCTAAGAAGGGTCAGCCTGTGGCGTTTTTGAGTGTCAGCCAGTTCCCGGCTTATATCGAGGACTTGAAACAGAATCCGCTTTTGGTCGGCCAATTTATACAGTACTCGCCGCTTTACCAGCAATTGGTTCTGGCAAATCCCGGCATGATGCTCGACCCACTCAACCCTGCCGTTCCCGCATGGACAGTGGAGTTTGACCGCGCGGGACTCATGCGGTCGGTTACAACAACAACGCCCAAGATTTATCGAATTTACGCTTCTGGTCGTTACGGGTCGACCGAGAGCACAATCGAAGCCGTGATCGACTTCGACAAGACGGTGAGGCGTTTGCCGTCGGAAAAAGCGCTAGAAGAACAAGAATCAGATGCAGAGATTCTAAAAGAACTCAAAGATGCCCGCCGAGAGCAATTTAAAGAGAGCCCTAAAGGGCGCGTATTGCATTGGCGCGAATATTAG